From a region of the Bradyrhizobium sp. KBS0727 genome:
- a CDS encoding AraC family transcriptional regulator ligand-binding domain-containing protein — translation MELIAEATGARQFLAYLDHVGVDDGALNVGEIDPALRKSSAPLAISAQFLIDLMEAAAESLRRPDLGLLYAEWRDPHRYGPLALLGETSRTYYERFQLSRRFVHLQNSAVSFDHASEGDDVAVLCNVHAVLRPRARQYIESLVALSVRNARSLLGAGWNPVRVEFAHAPPSSISAHKRFFRCPVYFDSERDAFVMSNSDFRRPLPKGDPETIAFLEKHLASQEEQWPTDLRGQVENLIAAQLAGGGVSLARIASLLAVSPRTLQRRLSDHGEDFGKILTNVRIEIAQNCLLQRQPPSLAKLSYLLGYSEPSAASRFVRSHMGKSARDIMRELRTTHPTHSPVRQS, via the coding sequence GTGGAACTGATTGCGGAAGCGACAGGAGCCCGGCAATTCCTTGCCTATCTGGACCATGTCGGCGTGGACGACGGAGCCTTGAATGTGGGCGAGATCGATCCCGCGCTTCGAAAATCGAGCGCCCCGCTGGCGATCTCGGCGCAATTCTTGATCGATTTAATGGAAGCGGCGGCTGAATCCTTGCGTAGGCCTGATCTTGGACTCCTCTATGCCGAATGGCGCGATCCGCATCGCTATGGGCCACTTGCTTTGCTTGGCGAAACCAGCAGGACATATTACGAGCGGTTTCAATTGTCTCGCCGCTTTGTTCACCTACAGAACAGTGCAGTCTCCTTCGATCACGCGAGCGAAGGTGACGATGTTGCCGTGCTTTGCAATGTCCACGCCGTCCTGCGCCCTCGGGCGCGACAGTATATCGAATCGCTTGTCGCCCTCAGCGTCAGGAATGCCAGGTCGCTGTTGGGGGCGGGTTGGAATCCCGTACGAGTCGAGTTCGCACATGCCCCGCCATCATCGATTTCAGCTCACAAACGTTTCTTCCGCTGTCCCGTCTACTTTGACTCAGAGCGAGACGCATTCGTTATGAGCAACTCCGACTTTCGTCGCCCCTTGCCGAAGGGCGATCCCGAGACAATTGCGTTTCTCGAAAAGCATCTCGCCAGTCAAGAGGAGCAGTGGCCCACCGACCTTCGTGGCCAGGTAGAAAACCTGATCGCCGCGCAGCTTGCCGGCGGAGGCGTGTCGCTCGCGCGCATCGCGTCGCTGCTCGCCGTCTCGCCCCGCACGCTGCAGCGGCGTCTTTCAGACCATGGCGAAGACTTCGGGAAGATTCTCACGAATGTAAGAATCGAGATCGCACAAAATTGCCTATTACAAAGGCAACCACCATCGCTCGCCAAGCTCAGTTATCTACTTGGGTACTCGGAACCGAGCGCGGCAAGTCGATTCGTCAGGAGCCACATGGGGAAATCGGCAAGAGACATCATGCGCGAGTTGCGCACAACGCATCCAACTCATTCGCCCGTGCGTCAATCCTAG
- a CDS encoding ABC transporter substrate-binding protein, whose product MVGRPQHGEEAVTRQTTALALAALLALATPAAAQKGHDPGVTDTEIKIGNTSPYSGPASSYGTVARTLSAYFKMINDQGGIKGRKINFISLDDAYSPPKTVEQVRRLVESDEVFLLFAPIGTATNLAIHKYVNDRKIPHLFVSSGHSKWDDPKNFPWTMGWWPSYYVEGTIFGRYVLENIADPKVAALTQNDDAGREYIAGFKHALGERAKSIMVAEVSYLSTDPTVDSQVVRLASSGANVFLNGGTPKYVAQAIRKAREVGWKPVQIVGSTSSSVKSSLEPAGLENSIGIITAQYLKDPTDPQWVNDPEVNEWRAFMDKYFPEGSKIEYLNAYAYAVGSSLVHVLKQAGGDLTRENVMRQASNMKDVQIPLLLPGVRLNTSATDFSPIKQMQLARFNGKAWELFGSLIGAQQ is encoded by the coding sequence ATGGTCGGCCGGCCCCAACACGGGGAGGAAGCGGTGACACGTCAAACCACGGCGCTCGCGCTTGCGGCCTTGCTCGCCTTGGCAACGCCGGCTGCCGCGCAAAAAGGCCACGATCCCGGCGTCACAGACACGGAAATAAAGATCGGCAATACCAGCCCCTACTCCGGCCCGGCGTCGTCCTATGGCACCGTGGCCAGGACCCTTTCCGCGTATTTTAAGATGATCAACGACCAGGGCGGCATCAAGGGCCGAAAGATCAATTTCATCTCGCTTGACGACGCCTATAGCCCGCCAAAAACCGTCGAACAGGTTCGTCGGCTCGTCGAGAGTGACGAAGTCTTCCTTCTCTTTGCGCCCATCGGCACCGCAACAAACCTTGCCATCCACAAATACGTGAATGACAGGAAAATCCCGCATTTGTTCGTGAGCAGCGGTCACAGCAAGTGGGACGACCCCAAGAACTTCCCATGGACGATGGGGTGGTGGCCTTCCTACTACGTCGAAGGAACGATATTTGGCCGCTACGTTCTGGAGAATATCGCAGATCCGAAGGTCGCCGCGCTTACTCAAAACGATGATGCGGGAAGGGAATACATCGCCGGTTTTAAGCATGCGCTCGGCGAAAGGGCCAAATCGATCATGGTTGCCGAGGTGTCCTATCTATCAACCGACCCCACGGTCGATTCCCAGGTCGTCCGGCTTGCAAGCAGCGGTGCCAATGTCTTCTTGAACGGCGGCACACCGAAATACGTTGCGCAGGCGATACGCAAGGCTCGCGAAGTTGGTTGGAAGCCAGTTCAGATCGTGGGTAGTACCTCAAGCTCGGTAAAGTCGTCCCTGGAGCCAGCGGGACTGGAAAATTCGATCGGCATCATCACGGCGCAATATCTGAAGGATCCGACGGATCCGCAATGGGTAAATGACCCGGAAGTAAACGAATGGCGCGCCTTCATGGACAAATATTTCCCCGAAGGAAGTAAAATCGAATACCTGAATGCGTATGCTTACGCGGTCGGATCCTCTCTGGTCCATGTTCTCAAGCAGGCCGGCGGCGATCTTACCCGCGAGAATGTCATGCGACAGGCAAGCAACATGAAGGACGTCCAGATCCCACTTCTGCTGCCCGGCGTCCGGCTCAACACGTCTGCCACCGACTTCTCGCCGATCAAGCAAATGCAACTCGCGAGATTCAATGGCAAGGCGTGGGAACTATTTGGCTCGCTGATCGGTGCACAACAGTAG
- the mmsB gene encoding 3-hydroxyisobutyrate dehydrogenase: protein MEKVAFIGLGRMGGPMAANLVKAGYDVTGFDLIPDARETAAKDGIRIATSAQHAVSGADVTITMLPTGKHVIALLTDLVPTIKRGSLLIECSTIDVDSARAAHALASDAGLISVDAPVSGGTKGAADGTLTFMCGADDDALALAAPVLAKMGQKVIPCGGWGAGQAAKICNNMILGVNMIVVAEAFVLAEKLGLSHQAMFDVVSTSSGASRVLASACPVPGVVPTSAANNGFKPGFTAALMSKDMQLSQAAAASAGAVTPVAARAASLYADYVAAGNHAEDFSGIINFLRR, encoded by the coding sequence ATGGAAAAGGTTGCATTTATCGGTCTCGGCAGAATGGGTGGTCCGATGGCCGCCAATCTGGTCAAGGCGGGATACGATGTTACGGGATTCGACCTCATTCCGGACGCGCGCGAGACTGCAGCGAAGGACGGAATAAGGATTGCGACATCGGCGCAGCACGCCGTTAGCGGCGCCGACGTCACAATCACAATGCTCCCGACCGGCAAGCATGTTATCGCCTTGCTGACCGACCTTGTGCCAACGATCAAAAGGGGCTCGCTGCTGATCGAGTGTTCGACGATCGACGTCGATAGCGCGCGTGCCGCCCACGCATTGGCATCGGACGCCGGACTGATCAGCGTGGACGCTCCGGTATCCGGCGGAACAAAGGGAGCCGCAGACGGCACATTAACGTTCATGTGCGGCGCCGATGATGATGCGCTCGCGTTGGCTGCGCCCGTGCTCGCGAAAATGGGCCAGAAGGTCATACCATGTGGCGGATGGGGCGCCGGACAAGCCGCCAAAATCTGCAACAATATGATTCTCGGCGTGAACATGATCGTTGTCGCTGAAGCCTTTGTGCTGGCGGAAAAGCTCGGCCTCTCCCATCAGGCTATGTTCGATGTCGTCTCGACCTCGTCGGGGGCGAGCCGGGTTCTAGCCAGCGCTTGTCCCGTTCCGGGGGTCGTGCCGACCAGTGCGGCGAATAATGGCTTCAAGCCAGGCTTCACCGCGGCGTTGATGTCGAAGGACATGCAGCTGTCGCAGGCTGCCGCAGCAAGCGCCGGTGCAGTAACGCCGGTCGCTGCGCGGGCGGCCAGTCTCTATGCCGACTACGTTGCCGCAGGCAACCATGCCGAGGATTTCTCGGGCATCATCAATTTTCTCAGACGCTGA
- a CDS encoding IclR family transcriptional regulator encodes MKEMAARTDVIKSAGRIFDVLEYFDTVERAVGLTELVERFRFPQSSAAAILKSLVVLGYLYHDRATRTYLPTARLAHLGTWASTLLIDRDEVIQLVTHLSRAVEETVVLGVQNDLMAQYIYVQLAARSVVYYNKPGGLRAMCSSGVGWALLSTLNDEAVRRLIIRHNAAEENRTLRLDPNQLLSTIADARRTGYAFSRGAVSPGVGMIAMPLPGDRRSRTLAIGVGGPLQRLEEQKTSIVREMRSAIKTYISSSPEPTSARLRRPKGAST; translated from the coding sequence ATGAAAGAAATGGCCGCAAGAACAGATGTCATTAAGAGCGCGGGCCGGATTTTCGACGTGCTGGAATATTTCGACACCGTCGAACGAGCCGTTGGACTCACCGAACTGGTCGAGCGATTTAGGTTTCCGCAGTCGAGTGCGGCAGCGATTCTGAAGAGCCTCGTTGTCCTGGGCTATCTCTATCATGATCGTGCAACGCGAACCTATCTACCAACGGCCCGACTGGCCCACCTCGGTACTTGGGCGAGCACGCTTCTCATCGACCGGGACGAGGTCATTCAACTCGTTACTCACCTCAGTCGGGCGGTCGAGGAAACCGTCGTGCTCGGCGTTCAGAATGACCTTATGGCGCAGTATATCTACGTCCAATTGGCCGCGCGATCGGTGGTGTACTACAACAAGCCCGGCGGACTTCGGGCGATGTGCAGTTCAGGCGTGGGCTGGGCACTTTTGTCGACGCTCAACGATGAGGCTGTGCGACGTTTGATCATTCGTCACAATGCCGCTGAAGAGAATCGTACGCTTCGCCTGGACCCGAACCAGTTATTGAGCACAATCGCCGACGCACGCCGTACGGGATACGCCTTCTCGCGAGGAGCCGTTTCGCCCGGCGTTGGAATGATCGCGATGCCGCTTCCGGGTGATCGGAGGAGTCGAACTTTGGCTATCGGCGTCGGCGGCCCGCTCCAACGGCTGGAAGAGCAGAAGACCAGTATAGTCCGCGAGATGCGTTCCGCCATTAAGACGTATATCTCGTCGTCTCCTGAGCCGACCAGCGCGAGGTTGCGACGACCGAAGGGGGCTTCGACCTAG
- a CDS encoding ABC transporter substrate-binding protein, whose translation MPTFRSLVLSAFSLLLLSAGVAAEPIVFGQTMPYSGPASAWSTVGKVEAAYFKMINETGGVNGRQLQLLSLDDAYTPSKTVEQTRRLVEADNVLFMFGSLGATNQAAVQKYLNSRKVPQLFIVSGGDRWNDPENFPWTVQLQIPFRTEALLYAKYIQQNHPNATIAVLYQNDDFGKDYVKGLEAGLGAAAERMIVARASYEPTSPTVDSQVATLASSKATVFFNATSPKFAAQAIRKTAELNWKTTQILISTSASIQTVLEPAGLNHSVGIISSTFRKDVSDPQWASDASVKKYLGFMNKYMSGASAADADNVYGYLAAQTLVHVLQKCGQDLSRENVMKQATSISNLELDILLPGIRLNNTADNYPPIRQLRTMRFNGTSWELFGEVLAE comes from the coding sequence ATGCCGACTTTCCGTTCGCTCGTACTAAGCGCGTTTTCGCTATTGCTCCTATCGGCGGGTGTTGCCGCCGAACCAATCGTTTTTGGCCAGACGATGCCGTACAGCGGTCCAGCATCTGCGTGGAGCACTGTAGGAAAAGTAGAAGCCGCCTACTTCAAAATGATCAACGAAACCGGAGGCGTCAACGGACGCCAGCTTCAGCTGCTGTCCCTTGATGATGCCTATACACCGTCGAAAACGGTAGAACAGACTCGAAGGCTCGTAGAGGCGGACAACGTGTTGTTCATGTTCGGATCATTAGGGGCCACCAACCAGGCGGCCGTACAGAAGTACCTCAATTCCCGGAAAGTCCCCCAACTTTTTATCGTTTCGGGAGGCGACCGATGGAATGATCCGGAGAACTTCCCTTGGACCGTGCAGTTGCAGATACCGTTCAGGACCGAGGCCCTGTTGTACGCAAAGTACATCCAGCAGAATCACCCGAACGCGACGATCGCCGTCCTCTACCAGAACGACGACTTTGGAAAGGACTATGTGAAGGGACTGGAGGCAGGGCTTGGCGCGGCAGCGGAACGCATGATCGTGGCCCGCGCGTCCTATGAACCGACGAGCCCCACGGTCGATTCACAAGTCGCTACCCTTGCGTCGTCGAAGGCGACCGTTTTCTTCAACGCGACCTCGCCCAAATTCGCAGCGCAAGCGATCAGGAAGACGGCAGAACTCAACTGGAAAACGACGCAGATCTTGATCAGCACGTCCGCCTCCATCCAGACCGTCCTGGAGCCTGCCGGCTTGAACCATTCGGTCGGCATCATATCCAGCACTTTCCGGAAGGACGTATCGGATCCTCAGTGGGCGAGCGATGCCAGCGTGAAGAAGTACCTCGGTTTCATGAACAAATATATGTCCGGCGCCAGCGCAGCCGACGCTGACAATGTGTACGGCTATCTTGCAGCTCAAACACTCGTTCATGTTCTACAAAAGTGCGGCCAGGACCTCAGCCGCGAAAATGTGATGAAGCAGGCGACGTCCATCTCCAACCTGGAGCTGGACATCTTGCTGCCAGGTATCAGACTCAACAACACCGCGGACAACTATCCCCCGATACGGCAACTGAGAACGATGCGGTTCAACGGCACGAGCTGGGAATTGTTCGGAGAAGTGCTTGCGGAATAG
- a CDS encoding CoA transferase gives MVGSPKNKLAPWLNLLEAIQRSDPIVDPQFKSNEARVRNIEATDRLIGDWTSQRTRAEASKIFGHTRFRMLKSAISLRSRTILTCMREGCLSWIVHPQFGRIVVPDSPIRIHEVDALEKVPSPKLVSTAVRCCEICNSAIATSMSSWPPV, from the coding sequence ATGGTCGGCTCGCCGAAAAATAAACTCGCGCCTTGGCTCAATCTTCTTGAGGCGATACAAAGAAGTGACCCGATCGTCGATCCGCAGTTCAAGTCCAATGAAGCGCGGGTCCGGAATATCGAGGCGACCGATCGCTTGATCGGAGATTGGACCTCGCAACGCACACGCGCCGAGGCGTCCAAGATTTTCGGGCACACAAGGTTCCGAATGCTGAAGTCCGCGATCTCGTTGAGGTCACGAACGATCCTCACATGCATGAGAGAGGGATGCCTATCCTGGATAGTCCATCCCCAGTTCGGTCGAATCGTAGTGCCGGACAGTCCGATCCGCATCCACGAAGTGGACGCGCTGGAGAAGGTGCCTTCTCCAAAGCTCGTCAGCACAGCCGTGAGGTGCTGCGAGATCTGCAATTCAGCGATCGCGACCTCGATGAGCTCGTGGCCGCCGGTGTAA